The following coding sequences lie in one Arabidopsis thaliana chromosome 3, partial sequence genomic window:
- the ETP2 gene encoding EIN2 targeting protein2 (EIN2 targeting protein2 (ETP2); CONTAINS InterPro DOMAIN/s: F-box domain, cyclin-like (InterPro:IPR001810), F-box domain, Skp2-like (InterPro:IPR022364), F-box associated domain, type 1 (InterPro:IPR006527), F-box associated interaction domain (InterPro:IPR017451); BEST Arabidopsis thaliana protein match is: F-box and associated interaction domains-containing protein (TAIR:AT3G19410.1); Has 1424 Blast hits to 1375 proteins in 38 species: Archae - 0; Bacteria - 0; Metazoa - 0; Fungi - 0; Plants - 1422; Viruses - 0; Other Eukaryotes - 2 (source: NCBI BLink).), producing the protein MKTIQEQLPNDLVEEILCRVPATSLRRLRSTCKAWNRLFKGDRILASKHFEKSAKQFRSLSLRNDYRIFPISFNLHGNSPSLELKSELIDPHSKNSAAPFEISRVIHCEGLLLCSSQLDESRVVVWNPLTGETRWIRTGDFRQKGRSFDVGYYYQKDKRSWIKSYKLLCYYRGTKYFEIYDFDSDSWRILDDIIAPRGSIGYSELSVSLKGNTYWFAKGVTEERPRTISLLKFDFYTEKSVPVLLPYQSRRLFQASSLSVVREDKLSVLLQLDQSSKTEIWVTNVIDETTKGAVSWTKVLALDLSPHLQIGNDGSFFLGEDKKVVMFCEKLIDENKVKDMVYIVGEDNVVTEVGFGVDEMDGCRAVILNYVPSLVQIERAGGNRKRGH; encoded by the coding sequence ATGAAGACAATACAGGAGCAGCTTCCAAATGACTTGGTAGAGGAGATACTCTGTCGCGTTCCGGCAACATCTCTGAGACGTTTACGATCGACTTGCAAAGCATGGAACCGTTTATTCAAAGGTGATCGGATATTAGCAAGTAAGCATTTTGAAAAATCCGCAAAACAGTTTAGATCTCTATCGTTAAGGAATGATTACAGGATTTTTCCGATTAGCTTCAATCTCCATGGAAATAGTCCATCTCTAGAGCTTAAAAGTGAGCTAATCGATCCTCATTCTAAGAATTCAGCTGCTCCATTCGAAATATCTCGAGTCATTCACTGTGAGGGATTGTTGTTGTGCTCCTCCCAATTGGACGAATCTAGAGTCGTGGTTTGGAATCCTTTAACCGGTGAAACCAGGTGGATCAGAACCGGCGATTTTCGCCAAAAAGGCCGTAGCTTTGATGTCGGGTACTACTACCAAAAAGACAAGAGATCCTGGATCAAGAGCTACAAACTCTTGTGCTATTATCGTGGTaccaaatattttgaaatctaCGATTTTGACTCTGATTCATGGAGGATTCTTGATGATATTATCGCTCCACGGGGGAGTATTGGATACTCGGAACTTAGCGTGTCTCTGAAAGGAAATACTTACTGGTTCGCTAAAGGTGTAACAGAAGAGCGGCCCCGCACCATATCATTgctcaaatttgatttttatacaGAGAAATCTGTACCTGTGCTTCTTCCCTATCAGAGTCGTCGTCTTTTCCAAGCTAGTAGCCTTTCTGTTGTTAGAGAAGATAAACTTTCTGTGTTATTGCAGCTAGATCAAAGTTCCAAGACTGAGATATGGGTGACAAATGTGATTGATGAGACCACCAAAGGAGCAGTTTCTTGGACCAAGGTCTTAGCATTGGATTTGAGCCCTCATCTTCAGATTGGGAATGATGGAAGTTTCTTCCTAGGCGAGGATAAGAAAGTCGTCATGTTCTGTGAGAAATTGATTGATGAGAACAAGGTCAAAGACATGGTCTACATTGTTGGGGAGGATAATGTTGTCACAGAAGTGGGATTTGGAGTAGATGAAATGGATGGATGTCGGGCAGTTATTCTTaattatgttccaagtttggtTCAAATCGAGCGAGCTGGAGGCAACAGGAAAAGAGGGCACTAA